A region from the Rhodothermus profundi genome encodes:
- the alr gene encoding alanine racemase: MWHPAFVEIHLDKLHHNLRQIRQRLGPAVPIAVVKDDAYGHGLLPVARALQEAGVRHFAVVRLHEAVALRQAGIAGTIVLLGAVLPDALPHCVQHHIEVTVSSPALAEAVCAAVKRYGPLRVHVKVDTGMGRLGLWPEEAPAIIRRLAQTPGVTLAGLCTHLATADRPDDPFLQEQLERFDQLCRQVGDAFETFHVASSSALFTLPRSYWNSHRQRARIGAALYGYLSRAEQARQAGLQPVMRFVAHIVQIRTVPPGTTISYGRTWTAPGWRRIAVVGAGYGDGIPRRLSNRGQVGLQGRRFPIVGTVCMDMTMIDLGDPESAPDVQEGTPVVFFGDGGPSIMEVARWAETVPYELSCMAAQRVPRHYLAHSRAASFSSAENL, encoded by the coding sequence GTGTGGCACCCTGCGTTTGTTGAAATTCACCTGGACAAGCTTCATCATAATCTGAGACAGATACGGCAGCGGCTGGGGCCTGCTGTCCCCATAGCGGTGGTCAAAGACGACGCGTACGGCCACGGGTTGTTACCCGTGGCCCGTGCCTTACAGGAAGCGGGTGTTCGCCATTTTGCCGTGGTTCGGCTGCACGAGGCAGTGGCGCTGCGGCAGGCAGGTATTGCGGGAACGATTGTACTGCTGGGAGCGGTTTTGCCGGATGCATTGCCCCATTGCGTGCAGCATCACATTGAGGTTACGGTTTCATCGCCGGCGCTGGCCGAGGCAGTCTGTGCAGCGGTGAAGCGGTACGGTCCCCTCCGGGTTCATGTCAAGGTAGATACCGGTATGGGACGGCTGGGGCTCTGGCCGGAGGAAGCGCCTGCGATCATCCGTCGCCTGGCACAAACGCCGGGCGTCACGTTGGCCGGTCTTTGCACCCATCTGGCCACAGCCGACCGCCCTGATGATCCTTTCCTGCAGGAGCAGTTGGAGCGCTTCGACCAGCTCTGTCGGCAGGTAGGCGATGCTTTTGAAACCTTCCACGTAGCCAGTAGCAGCGCGTTGTTTACCCTGCCCCGCTCCTACTGGAACAGCCACCGCCAACGCGCTCGCATCGGTGCAGCGCTTTACGGCTATCTTTCCCGTGCGGAGCAGGCCCGTCAGGCTGGATTGCAGCCTGTTATGCGCTTTGTCGCCCATATTGTTCAGATTCGCACGGTTCCTCCTGGCACCACCATTTCCTACGGCCGCACCTGGACAGCGCCGGGTTGGCGGCGCATTGCCGTGGTCGGCGCCGGCTATGGCGATGGCATTCCGCGTCGCCTTTCCAATCGGGGTCAGGTGGGCCTGCAGGGGCGGCGTTTTCCTATTGTCGGAACCGTCTGCATGGATATGACCATGATCGACCTGGGCGATCCTGAAAGCGCTCCCGATGTGCAAGAAGGGACTCCGGTCGTTTTTTTCGGCGACGGCGGTCCTTCCATCATGGAAGTTGCCCGGTGGGCTGAGACCGTTCCGTACGAGCTAAGCTGCATGGCCGCGCAACGGGTCCCCCGACACTATCTAGCTCATTCCCGGGCCGCGT
- a CDS encoding porin, producing MRFRLLLLGLAAMTAQAQPSSLPAVTLSGTLQTRFSYGQHETLQRTRIGFGVRRARLRVRVRLSERWTFRVQLDGTAPSARFLDAYAIYTPHARWSFRIGRMPSIQPRALGLTSHRYVDAVERPAIAERWGARTIGRDGRDFGVEAAYHHPRGRFILFLHNGDGSWDRLRGNYRASPSNTDVTEGQQRTGIAVSLGGQFYLSEQADIEAGGFVSYNSAGNPNTDHRRYLSYGFHWYWGAKPGSRWFRLKLDGVVVRYEPGQPVLRSSDHLTGIAGLSAVRLHRGAEAFARLEWLEESGAEADRTILTTGFSISPSALQGAPYERQRLTVAYATERGLGQHLLVVQWQLIF from the coding sequence GTGCGGTTTCGACTTTTACTGCTGGGCCTTGCTGCTATGACGGCGCAGGCGCAACCGTCCAGTTTGCCGGCCGTTACCCTGAGTGGAACGTTGCAGACGCGCTTCAGCTACGGTCAGCACGAAACGCTTCAGCGCACGCGGATAGGTTTTGGCGTTCGGCGGGCCCGACTGCGCGTCAGGGTGCGCCTGTCCGAGCGATGGACCTTTCGCGTTCAATTAGACGGCACGGCCCCCTCTGCACGTTTTCTGGACGCTTATGCCATCTACACGCCTCACGCCCGCTGGTCGTTTCGCATAGGCCGCATGCCTTCCATTCAACCACGTGCTCTCGGGCTGACCTCGCACCGGTACGTCGATGCTGTAGAGCGCCCGGCTATCGCCGAGCGCTGGGGTGCCCGCACCATTGGCCGCGACGGACGCGACTTTGGCGTGGAGGCTGCTTATCATCATCCTCGAGGCCGCTTTATCCTTTTCCTGCACAACGGCGATGGAAGCTGGGATCGCCTGCGCGGCAACTACCGCGCCAGCCCCAGCAATACCGACGTTACCGAGGGCCAGCAGCGCACCGGCATAGCGGTTAGCCTGGGCGGTCAGTTCTACCTGTCGGAGCAGGCAGACATCGAAGCCGGTGGCTTTGTTAGCTACAACAGCGCCGGCAATCCGAACACCGACCATCGGCGCTACCTGTCCTACGGATTCCACTGGTACTGGGGCGCAAAGCCTGGAAGCCGATGGTTTCGGCTAAAGCTTGACGGGGTGGTCGTGCGGTATGAACCAGGGCAGCCTGTGCTTCGGTCGAGCGATCACCTGACGGGTATTGCCGGGCTGAGCGCCGTGCGGCTGCACCGCGGCGCGGAAGCTTTTGCGCGGCTGGAGTGGCTGGAAGAAAGCGGTGCGGAAGCCGACCGCACGATCCTGACGACAGGTTTCAGCATCAGTCCAAGTGCGCTGCAGGGAGCGCCCTACGAGCGGCAGCGGCTCACGGTTGCGTACGCAACCGAACGGGGCCTCGGGCAACATCTACTGGTCGTTCAATGGCAGTTAATTTTTTAA